In Erigeron canadensis isolate Cc75 chromosome 7, C_canadensis_v1, whole genome shotgun sequence, one DNA window encodes the following:
- the LOC122608364 gene encoding probable E3 ubiquitin-protein ligase ARI2: protein MDFSDDDQEEDYYNNDEDEDYYDDDNDDDQNPLTTTNTDTISSCKVITKGSLLDAQREDLQKVMELLSLKEHHARTLLIHHGWEVDKVSDVFLNKGKEALYAEASLTVGHNDENVSSSLEFSEPLCKVCMKEISARDMITMNCNHCFCNTCWTDYFVVKIKEGHSNRINCMAENCYKVCDEEKIRILVNRKDPDLSEIFDQFLLKSYIEGNKRVKWCPSVPQCGNAIRIDDGDEYREVECACGFQFCFSCSAEPHSPCSCRMWELWKEKCKEPSQTISWIRRYYNRFEAHKDSSTATITFREHLQRKYLYDIDSTYFIWVMNAADIFFMSRRILSNSYPFSYYMFGDELLSNELKIEDKETKQNEFKDKQEQLELYVEKLSYFLHQLFHDDTEEQVKETKNQIINLSPFIDHLCKKLAYFLSSIFHVLVVRVAVVLDLLRRPLTRTMAIGLFLTWSENERHNGGPIKSIW from the exons GTCATCACAAAAGGGAGTCTATTGGACGCACAG AGAGAAGATCTACAGAAAGTGATGGAGTTGCTATCTCTTAAGGAACATCATGCACGTACCTTGCTTATTCATCATGGATGGGAGGTTGACAAAGTGTCTGATGTCTTCTTGAACAAGGGAAAAGAAGCACTCTATGCAGAAGCATCTTTAACGGTAGGACACAATGATGAGAATGTATCttcatcacttgaattttcagaACCATTATGTAAAGTCTGCATGAAGGAAATTTCTGCCCGTGATATGATCACAATGAATTGCAACCATTGTTTTTGCAATACTT GTTGGACGGATTATTTTGTTGTGAAGATTAAAGAAGGTCACAGCAACCGCATCAATTGTATGGCTGAGAATTGTTATAAAGTTTGTGATGAAGAAAAGATTAGAATTTTAGTTAATAGGAAGGACCCTGATTTATCAGAAATATTTGATCAATTCCTGTTAAAATCTTATATTGAGGGTAACAAAAGGGTGAAATGGTGCCCTAGTGTTCCTCAATGTGGAAACGCCATTCGCattgatgatggtgatgaataCCGTGAGGTTGAATGTGCATGTGGTTTCCAATTCTGTTTTAGTTGCTCAGCAGAACCACATTCTCCTTGTTCATGTCGAATGTGGGAGCTTTGGAAAGAAAAGTGCAAGGAGCCTTCCCAAACTATTAGTTGGATTAGGCGATATTACAATCGTTTCGAAGCACATAAAGACTCTTCTACCGCTACCATCACGTTCAGGGAGCACCTGCAACGTAAATATTTGTATGATATAGATTCGACATATTTCATTTGGGTAATGAATGCAGCTGACATATTTTTTATGTCAAGAAGGATTCTTTCTAATTCATATCCATTCTCATACTACATGTTTGGTGATGAATTATTAAGTAATGAACTGAAGATTGAAGATAAAGAAACCAAACAGAACGAATTCAAGGACAAGCAAGAGCAACTTGAGTTGTATGTTGAAAAACTCTCTTATTTCTtgcatcaattgtttcatgATGATACCGAGGAACAGGTTAAGgaaactaaaaatcaaatcaTCAATCTTTCTCCGTTTATTGACCACCTATGCAAGAAACT AGCATATTTCCTCTCAAGTATCTTCCACGTGTTAGTTGTCAGAGTGGCGGTAGTTCTAGATCTGTTGCGAAGGCCATTAACAAGGACAATGGCAATAGGACTCTTTTTGACGTGGTCAGAAAATGAAAGACATAACGGCGGTCCTATAAAATCTATCTGGTAG